One genomic window of Fusarium fujikuroi IMI 58289 draft genome, chromosome FFUJ_chr01 includes the following:
- a CDS encoding probable serine/threonine protein kinase COT-1, which produces MDPNNNNNRLYLNFGNGNDRLTASDRAAYPTTPSTFPQPVFPSASGQQPGGLQPQGQQQQQQYAGGYAPQGYFNQNQYAQYSGQQQQQSNDYAQGAGYQPRSNTPGTNDPNTGLAHQFSHQNLGGAARGQGYARGPSPGQRPRTAGSTGQQPSYNSYMNAPPMPTQASAPAEEFQRAPERNPDRYGTNVNSNQKKCSQLAADFFKDSVKRARERNQRQSELEQKLQDPSQGAARREQLWSTAGRKEGQYLRFLRTKDKPENYNTVKIIGKGAFGEVKLVQKKGDGKVYAMKSLIKTEMFKKDQLAHVRSERDILAESDSPWVVKLYTTFQDSYFLYMLMEFLPGGDLMTMLIKYEIFSEDITRFYIAEIVLAIEAVHKLGFIHRDIKPDNILLDRGGHVKLTDFGLSTGFHRLHDNNYYQQLLQGRSNRPRDRNSVALDQINLTVSNRSQINDWRRSRRLMAYSTVGTPDYIAPEIFTGHGYTFDCDWWSLGTIMFECLVGWPPFCAEDSHDTYRKIVNWRQTLYFPDDITLGTDAEHLIRSMVCNTENRLGRGGAHEIKGHAFFRGVEFDSLRRIRAPFEPRLTSNIDTTYFPTDEIDQTDNATVLKAQAIQQGHKVEESPEMSLPFIGYTFKRFDNNFR; this is translated from the exons ATGGATCCcaataacaacaacaatcgcCTCTATCTTAACTTTGGCAACGGCAACGACCGTTTGACCGCCTCGGACAGGGCAGCATATCCCACTACGCCTTCGACCTTCCCGCAGCCCGTTTTCCCTTCAGCTTCAGGTCAACAGCCTGGTGGGTTGCAACCCCAaggtcagcagcagcagcaacaataTGCTGGTGGCTATGCGCCCCAGGGCTACTTTAACCAGAACCAATATGCCCAGTATAGcggccagcaacagcagcagtccAATGACTATGCTCAGGGAGCTGGGTATCAACCACGATCCAATACACCGGGCACCAACGACCCAAACACAGGCCTCGCTCACCAGTTCTCTCATCAGAACCTCGGAGGTGCTGCTCGAGGGCAAGGTTATGCTCGAGGTCCCTCTCCAGGTCAGCGTCCCAGGACCGCTGGTAGTACAGGACAGCAGCCTAGCTACAACAGCTACATGAACGCCCCTCCTATGCCAACACAGGCCTCTGCCCCCGCAGAAGAATTCCAACGTGCACCCGAGCGAAACCCTGATCGATATGGTACAAATGTCAATAGCAACCAAAAGAAGTGTTCCCAGCTCGCCGCCGACTTTTTTAAGGATAGTGTCAAGCGTGCCCGCGAGCGCAACCAAAG ACAAAGTGAATTGGAGCAGAAGCTTCAGGACCCCTCACAGGGCGCCGCTAGACGTGAGCAGCTCTGGTCCACTGCTGGCAGAAAAGAAGGCCAGTATCTGCGTTTCCTTCGTACCAAGGACAAGCCCGAAAACTATAATACTGTAAAGATTATCGGAAAGGGTGCCTTTGGAGAGGTCAAGCTCGTGCAGAAGAAGGGTGATGGCAAGGTCTATGCTATGAAGTCTCTGATAAAGACAGAAATGTTTAAGAAGGACCAGCTTGCACACGTTCGATCAGAGCGAGACATTCTCGCAGAGTCTGACAGTCCATGGGTCGTCAAGCTCTACACTACCTTCCAGGACTCATACTTCCTCTACATGCTAATGGAATTCTTGCCCGGTGGAGATCTAATGACAATGCTTATCAAGTATGAAATTTTCTCGGAGGATATCACTCGCTTTTATATTGCGGAGATTGTTCTCGCTATTGAGGCTGTCCACAAGCTGGGCTTCATCCACCG TGATATCAAGCCTGACAACATTCTCCTCGATCGCGGAGGTCATGTCAAACTCACAGATTTTGGCCTGTCGACTGGCTTCCACAGGCTTCAtgataataactattatcaGCAGCTGTTGCAAGGTAGATCAAACAGGCCTCGCGACCGTAACTCGGTTGCGCTTGATCAAATCAACCTGACAGTCAGCAATCGATCCCAGATCAACGACTGGAGACGATCTCGAAGACTTATGGCGTACTCGACCGTCGGAACTCCTGACTACATTGCTCCTGAGATTTTCACTGGCCACGGCTACACCTTCGACTGTGACTGGTGGTCACTCGGCACGATCATGTTCGAGTGTCTGGTCGGCTGGCCTCCTTTCTGCGCCGAAGACAGCCATGACACATACCGCAAGATTGTCAACTGGAGACAAACTCTGTACTTTCCAGATGATATCACACTAGGTACTGATGCGGAGCATCTTATCCGAAG CATGGTCTGTAACACAGAGAACCGTCTCGGCCGTGGTGGTGCCCACGAAATCAAGGGCCATGCGTTCTTCCGCGGTGTTGAGTTTGATAGCCTTCGTCGTATTCGCGCACCCTTTGAGCCCCGCTTGACCTCCAACATCGACACGACTTATTTCCCTACTGATGAAATTGATCAGACCGATAACGCCACTGTCCTTAAGGCGCAGGCTATCCAGCAAGGCCACAAGGTCGAGGAGTCTCCAGAGATGAGTTTGCCATTCATCGGCTATACATTCAAGCGATTTGATAACAACTTCCGATAA
- a CDS encoding related to splicing factor 3A subunit 2, which translates to MDFQNRAGSKFGGGGVASQSATNADRRERLRKLALETIDLDKDPYFFKNHVGSFECRLCLTVHQNDGSYLAHTQGKKHQTNLARRAAREQKEGRQGAVDPATGLPIGVTGAGFAQRRNVVKIGRPGYKITKIRDPVSRQQGLLFQLQYPDATPETSPKWQVMNAFTQHVEEPDKNFQYLLVAAEPYETVGFKIPARELDKREDKQFAFWDPDAKEYWIQVMFMTEREERFNAAPGLTARR; encoded by the coding sequence ATGGATTTCCAAAATCGCGCCGGCTCGAAATTCGGCGGTGGAGGCGTCGCTTCTCAATCTGCCACCAACGCCGACCGTCGCGAACGTCTTCGCAAGCTCGCTCTCGAGACCATCGACCTCGACAAGGACCCCTACTTCTTCAAGAATCACGTCGGCTCATTCGAGTGCCGTCTTTGTCTCACGGTCCACCAGAATGATGGCTCCTACCTCGCTCATACCCAGGGCAAGAAACATCAGACCAACCTCGCCCGTCGCGCTGCTCGTGAGCAAAAAGAAGGTCGTCAAGGTGCCGTTGACCCAGCTACCGGCCTCCCCATTGGAGTCACAGGTGCAGGCTTCGCGCAGCGTCGCAACGTCGTAAAGATCGGACGCCCCGGATACAAGATCACCAAGATCCGCGACCCTGTCTCCCGTCAGCAGGGTctgctcttccagctccaaTATCCCGATGCGACCCCCGAAACATCTCCCAAGTGGCAGGTCATGAACGCCTTCACTCAGCACGTCGAGGAGCCCGACAAGAACTTCCAATACCTACTCGTCGCCGCCGAACCTTACGAGACGGTTGGCTTCAAAATTCCTGCCCGTGAGCTTGACAAGCGCGAGGACAAGCAGTTTGCCTTTTGGGATCCGGATGCCAAGGAGTATTGGATCCAGGTCATGTTTATGACTGAGCGCGAGGAACGCTTCAACGCGGCTCCTGGTTTGACGGCAAGGAGGTAA
- a CDS encoding related to glutamate-1-semialdehyde 2,1-aminomutase: MSSELIQQIQAELDAATTRYIDRNSRSKALHDEALKSMPGGNTRTVLHASPFPVVIKSGKGHQITSEDGHTYTDFTGEFTAALYGHSNPVIISTIRDVLDNVGMNVGGNTAQEQIFAREVCSRFNLEHVRFCNSGTEANIHALAAARAFTKKRKVVTFSGGYHGAVIGFKGGEPEANNVDLDDWVVARYNDLDSARAAIQSEGVAAVLVEGMQGSGGGIPGHPEFLQGLQEIAGKAGVLFIMDEVMTSRLSGGGISEMRGLRPDLKTFGKYLGGGLAFGAFGGRADIMAAFDPRLPTALSHSGTFNNNTLVTHAGYAGLTKIYTPDIAAQFTRSGDELRDRLNAVTKGTRVLFTGIGTIMGVHFPRDGSRAIERSGEVEELDSLRDLFWLDMMEEGFWLVRRGFMALVLDTPMDEFDRFVSCVEAWVSKRAQMVRI, encoded by the exons ATGTCTTCAGAACTCATCCAGCAGATCCAGGCGGAACTCGACGCCGCCACGACTAGATACATTGATCGTAATTCTCGATCCAAGGCTCTTCATGATGAGGCTCTCAAATCAATGCCTGGCGGAAACACGAGGACTGTTCTGCATGCTAGTCCATTCCCTGTTGTGATCAAGTCTGGCAAAGGCCATCAAATTACTTCTGAGGATGGACACAC TTACACAGATTTCACCGGCGAGTTCACAGCTGCTCTCTATGGGCATTCCAATCCCGTCATTATCTCGACTATTCGAGATGTACTTGACAATGTAGGCATGAATGTTGGGGGCAATACAGCTCAAGAGCAGATATTCGCTCGTGAAGTCTGCAGCCGCTTCAATCTGGAACATGTGCGCTTCTGCAACTCTGGTACTGAAGCGAATATCCACGCTCTAGCAGCTGCCAGGGCTTTcaccaagaaaagaaaagtcgtCACTTTCAGTGGGGGCTATCATGGTGCTGTGATAGGGTTTAAGGGGGGGGAACCAGAGGCCAACAATGTCGACCTGGACGATTGGGTTGTGGCCAGATACAACGATCTTGACAGCGCTCGTGCTGCTATCCAGAGCGAGGGTGTTGCTGCAGTGTTGGTGGAAGGGATGCAGGGCTCTGGAGGTGGCATTCCCGGACACCCTGAATTTCTGCAGGGCTTACAGGAGATTGCTGGAAAG GCCGGCGTCTTGTTCATCATGGACGAAGTCATGACCTCCCGTCTCTCAGGAGGAGGTATCTCCGAGATGAGGGGGCTCAGACCAGACCTCAAGACATTTGGAAAGTATCTCGGCGGAGGCCTGGCTTTCGGTGCTTTCGGCGGTAGAGCAGATATCATGGCTGCTTTTGATCCACGGCTTCCCACTGCTCTCTCGCATTCAGGCACTTTTAACAACAACACTCTGGTGACACACGCTGGCTACGCTGGCCTAACAAAGATTTACACGCCTGATATTGCAGCCCAATTCACGAGATCTGGAGATGAGCTCAGGGACCGACTCAACGCAGTAACAAAGGGCACAAGAGTGCTCTTTACTGGTATCGGCACTATCATGGGAGTCCATTTTCCAAGGGACGGTTCTCGTGCAATCGAAAGATCTGGCGAAGTCGAAGAACTCGATTCCTTGAGGGATCTCTTTTGGCTTGATATGATGGAGGAGGGTTTTTGGCTCGTGCGAAGAGGATTCATGGCTTTGGTGCTCGACACTCCCATGGACGAGTTTGATAGATTTGTCAGTTGTGTTGAAGCATGGGTTTCTAAGCGTGCTCAAATGGTTAGAATCTAA